A region from the Leptotrichia sp. OH3620_COT-345 genome encodes:
- a CDS encoding TraX family protein, producing the protein MDLFTLKIIGIITMFIDHWHFIIGGPEILNIIGRTAFPIFAFSLNEGYIHTRNLKKYLFRLLIFGIVIQSPVIIFKMPYSVNIFFTLFTGLLIIYLYHLEKVNILMKVVIISFLCYITLKFEFDYGIYGILTIVIFHFFREDKIKLLLSFMLLNLINLKFPFIFELMKIQIYSIFVLVPICLYNGKRGKNMKYFFYFFYPLHFLLLQGIKIFIEK; encoded by the coding sequence ATGGATTTATTTACACTTAAAATAATAGGAATAATAACAATGTTTATAGACCACTGGCATTTTATAATAGGCGGTCCGGAAATCTTAAATATTATAGGCAGGACAGCTTTTCCCATATTCGCTTTTTCTTTAAATGAAGGATATATTCATACCCGTAATTTGAAAAAATATCTGTTTAGACTACTGATATTCGGAATAGTAATACAATCTCCCGTAATAATTTTTAAAATGCCATATTCGGTCAACATATTTTTTACTCTATTTACAGGGCTTTTAATAATATATTTATATCATTTGGAAAAAGTAAATATTTTAATGAAAGTCGTAATAATTTCCTTTTTATGCTATATTACACTTAAATTTGAATTTGATTATGGAATATATGGCATTCTGACAATAGTAATATTCCATTTTTTCAGGGAAGATAAAATAAAACTGTTATTAAGTTTTATGCTTCTGAATCTTATAAATTTAAAATTTCCTTTTATATTTGAACTGATGAAAATTCAAATATATTCAATTTTTGTGTTGGTTCCTATATGTCTATATAACGGGAAAAGAGGAAAAAACATGAAATATTTTTTTTATTTTTTTTATCCTTTACATTTTTTACTTTTGCAAGGGATAAAAATATTTATTGAAAAATAA
- a CDS encoding GNAT family N-acetyltransferase: MDIKHLEDKGFFIYDDKGEMIAELTYKKDGNKLIFDHTYVSPSLRGQGVGDKLFAAGIEFAENNNYKVVPVCSYIVKKFESGKYDYIKA, translated from the coding sequence ATGGATATAAAACATTTAGAGGACAAAGGATTTTTCATATATGATGACAAAGGAGAAATGATTGCAGAATTGACATACAAAAAAGATGGGAATAAACTTATTTTCGATCACACTTATGTATCTCCATCCTTAAGAGGACAGGGAGTCGGAGATAAGTTGTTTGCTGCAGGAATTGAATTTGCTGAAAATAATAATTATAAAGTAGTTCCTGTATGCAGCTATATTGTTAAAAAATTTGAAAGCGGGAAGTACGATTATATAAAGGCTTAA